From the genome of Fibrobacter sp. UWB4, one region includes:
- a CDS encoding NifB/NifX family molybdenum-iron cluster-binding protein produces the protein MAKYKVAVATNDGVNVNVHFGHAAAFDIYEVDDVSGKFEKVEVRVKPEHCDGSCGDGTCGRQEVEHSSMFAAAKNLADLDYVLCQQLGPQAIQSLARFNVRAFDIALPIADAIAKINVYRNKVAERLARIKGLQNKNV, from the coding sequence ATGGCTAAATACAAAGTAGCAGTCGCCACGAACGATGGCGTCAATGTCAATGTCCATTTTGGACATGCGGCAGCATTCGACATTTATGAAGTCGATGATGTGAGCGGGAAATTTGAAAAAGTTGAAGTCCGCGTAAAGCCGGAACACTGTGACGGTTCGTGCGGAGACGGAACGTGCGGGCGACAAGAAGTTGAACATTCATCAATGTTCGCGGCTGCAAAAAATCTTGCAGACTTGGATTACGTTCTTTGCCAACAGCTCGGTCCGCAAGCCATTCAGTCGTTAGCCCGATTTAACGTGCGCGCTTTTGATATTGCGCTCCCGATTGCAGACGCCATTGCCAAAATCAATGTATATCGAAACAAAGTTGCCGAACGCCTCGCCAGAATCAAGGGGTTGCAAAACAAGAATGTATAA